The Devosia sp. SD17-2 genome includes a region encoding these proteins:
- a CDS encoding protein-disulfide reductase DsbD domain-containing protein: MLSCVNANVMHILPLVAALIIASPLPALAADTPWQEIAPGVSVRLVSSGQVSSSGVTTIGLEIDMPSDTKTYWRVPGDTGLPLNLDFAGSKGIASYQVVWPYPTREKKGAYLDYVYYGPTVLPIELTLDGADTHAVVSATLGICSDICIPAQASFDLALSGASVDKVNSLRLRQALAQAPILWEESDEPLGEVDFLPDERAIAIEIADPNLDISSLIATTETGTPLFGMPQKSPQQDLVLLPILEKTENSGLEGRDVQLTFMTGMGAFELSRTIGADDE, from the coding sequence ATGCTCTCCTGCGTTAATGCCAACGTCATGCATATCCTGCCTCTTGTCGCCGCCCTGATCATTGCCAGCCCTCTGCCCGCCCTGGCGGCCGATACGCCGTGGCAGGAGATCGCCCCCGGCGTCTCGGTGCGGCTGGTTTCGTCGGGGCAGGTGAGCTCGTCGGGCGTCACGACCATCGGTCTAGAGATCGACATGCCGTCCGACACCAAGACCTATTGGCGCGTTCCCGGCGACACGGGTTTGCCGCTCAATCTCGATTTCGCTGGTTCAAAGGGCATTGCGAGCTATCAGGTCGTCTGGCCCTATCCGACCCGGGAGAAGAAGGGCGCCTATCTCGACTACGTCTATTATGGTCCGACCGTGTTGCCGATCGAGTTGACCCTTGATGGCGCCGATACGCATGCCGTCGTCAGCGCAACGCTCGGCATCTGCTCGGACATCTGCATTCCCGCGCAGGCGAGCTTTGATCTGGCGCTGAGCGGCGCTTCAGTCGACAAGGTCAATTCTCTCCGGCTCCGCCAGGCCCTGGCACAGGCCCCAATCCTCTGGGAGGAGAGCGACGAGCCCCTGGGTGAAGTCGATTTTCTCCCCGACGAGCGCGCCATTGCTATCGAAATTGCCGATCCGAACCTCGACATTTCCTCACTGATCGCCACCACGGAGACCGGCACGCCGCTGTTCGGCATGCCGCAAAAAAGCCCGCAACAAGACCTAGTCCTGCTTCCCATCCTTGAGAAAACCGAGAATAGTGGCTTGGAAGGCCGGGATGTTCAGCTCACATTCATGACCGGTATGGGAGCATTCGAGCTCAGCCGGACAATTGGGGCCGACGACGAGTAA
- the gcvH gene encoding glycine cleavage system protein GcvH, with amino-acid sequence MTTKFTPDHEYIRVEGDIGTVGITNYAQEQLGDIVFVELPAVGKVLKKGDEAAVVESVKAASEIYAPVTGEVVEVNSLLTNSLGTLNTAAEGEGWMFKIKLTNSAEVETLLDADGYADLTL; translated from the coding sequence ATGACCACGAAATTTACGCCAGACCACGAATACATCCGCGTCGAGGGTGACATCGGCACAGTCGGCATCACCAATTATGCCCAGGAGCAGCTCGGCGACATCGTCTTCGTCGAACTGCCGGCGGTCGGCAAAGTGCTCAAGAAGGGCGACGAGGCCGCCGTGGTCGAGTCGGTCAAGGCCGCTTCCGAGATCTACGCCCCTGTCACAGGTGAGGTCGTCGAAGTTAACAGTCTGCTAACCAACTCCCTTGGTACGCTAAACACTGCGGCCGAGGGTGAAGGCTGGATGTTCAAGATCAAACTGACCAATTCCGCCGAAGTCGAGACTCTGCTCGACGCCGATGGCTACGCCGATCTCACCCTCTAA
- the gcvPA gene encoding aminomethyl-transferring glycine dehydrogenase subunit GcvPA yields the protein MRYLPHSAHERADMLGVIGAPDIDALFSAVPKAALKNFVLDLPAHSPEFLVEAHMRALAGKNHAAGDGPFFVGAGAYRHHVPATVDHLIQRSEWLTAYTPYQPEISQGTLQMLFEFQTQVAKITGMDVANASLYDGSTGTAEAVLMARRITKKNKIILSGGLHPHYRDVVKAYLKDDADLVCLSPSPQGQGDILDKIDGDTAAIVIQTPDFYGHLRNLKAAADAAHAQGALLIVVITEVVSLGLLEAPGALGADIVVAEGQSIGNALNFGGPYLGLMATKKEFIRQMPGRLCGETVDADGNRGFVLTLSTREQHIRREKATSNICTNSGLCALAFSIHMSLLGEAGFVRLARLNHANAIKLADALAAISGVEVLNKTFFNEMTIRVTQPAASVVERLAKRGILAGVPASRLLPGDPEVENLIILAATELTTDTDIAALSAALTEELA from the coding sequence ATGCGCTATCTCCCCCACTCCGCCCATGAGCGCGCCGATATGCTCGGCGTCATCGGCGCGCCGGACATCGACGCACTGTTCAGCGCCGTCCCCAAAGCCGCGCTCAAGAATTTTGTGCTGGATCTTCCGGCACATAGCCCGGAATTTCTCGTCGAAGCGCATATGCGCGCACTCGCCGGCAAGAACCATGCTGCCGGCGATGGTCCCTTCTTCGTCGGGGCCGGTGCTTACCGCCACCATGTACCCGCCACGGTCGACCATCTTATCCAGCGTTCTGAATGGCTTACGGCCTATACGCCGTACCAGCCGGAGATCTCGCAGGGCACGCTGCAAATGCTGTTCGAGTTCCAGACGCAGGTGGCCAAGATCACCGGCATGGACGTCGCCAATGCCTCGCTTTACGACGGCTCGACCGGTACGGCCGAAGCGGTGCTAATGGCCCGCCGCATCACGAAAAAGAACAAGATTATCCTCTCCGGTGGTCTGCACCCCCATTATAGGGACGTGGTGAAGGCCTATCTCAAGGACGATGCCGACCTCGTCTGCCTTTCGCCCTCGCCGCAGGGACAGGGGGATATCTTGGATAAGATTGACGGCGACACCGCCGCCATCGTCATCCAAACCCCTGACTTTTATGGTCATTTGCGCAATCTCAAGGCCGCCGCCGATGCAGCCCACGCCCAGGGCGCGCTACTGATCGTGGTCATCACCGAGGTGGTGTCGCTGGGTCTGCTCGAAGCCCCGGGTGCACTGGGTGCCGACATCGTCGTCGCCGAAGGCCAATCCATTGGCAACGCTCTCAATTTTGGCGGCCCCTACCTTGGCCTGATGGCCACGAAGAAGGAATTCATCCGCCAGATGCCTGGCCGGCTCTGCGGTGAAACCGTCGACGCCGATGGCAATCGCGGTTTCGTGCTGACCCTCTCCACCCGCGAGCAGCACATCCGCCGCGAGAAGGCGACGTCGAATATCTGCACGAATTCAGGGCTTTGCGCCCTGGCCTTCTCGATCCATATGTCGCTGCTCGGCGAAGCCGGCTTCGTCCGCCTCGCCCGCCTCAACCACGCCAATGCCATCAAGCTGGCCGATGCGCTGGCGGCGATCTCGGGCGTCGAAGTCCTCAACAAGACCTTCTTCAACGAGATGACCATCCGCGTCACCCAGCCGGCCGCTTCGGTGGTCGAGCGCCTGGCCAAGCGCGGCATTCTCGCCGGCGTCCCCGCCAGCCGCCTCTTGCCGGGGGATCCGGAGGTCGAAAACCTCATCATCCTCGCGGCGACTGAACTCACCACTGACACTGATATTGCTGCCCTTTCCGCGGCGCTGACGGAGGAACTGGCATGA
- the gcvPB gene encoding aminomethyl-transferring glycine dehydrogenase subunit GcvPB — protein MSMNTQGRPTGIGTGGSTNASGSALIPDEPLLFEIGDTEHSGVDLPEVELSNDRLGGFGRQTKLDLAGLTEPEAMRHYVRLSRMNHSIDSGMYPLGSCTMKHNPRLNEKMARLPGFSDIHPLQPVSTVQGALELMNELSYWLMTLTNTAAVALSPKAGAHGELLGMMAIKAAQEARGQSHRRIVLVPESAHGTNPATAAFLGYSVKPVPAKDDGTVDVEAVKAALSPEVAAIMLTNPNTCGLFEPQVIEIAKAIHDAGAFFYCDGANFNAIMGVVRPGDLGIDAMHINLHKTFSTPHGGGGPGAGPVVLSEALAPFAPVPFVRKAENGLELVEHVESQALGRVTAFHGQMGMYVRALTYMLSHGADGLAQAAQDAVLNANYVKARLEHLFSVPFPDYPTMHEALFDDSFLKDTGVTTLDFAKALIDEGFHPMTMYFPLVVHGAMLIEPTESESKQTLDKFCDVMAELAQDAKSGNSARFTAAPVKAPRRRLDETRAARQPILKWERPEELPQAAE, from the coding sequence ATGAGCATGAACACGCAAGGCCGCCCCACCGGCATCGGCACCGGCGGCAGCACCAATGCCTCCGGTTCGGCGCTGATCCCGGATGAACCGCTGCTGTTCGAGATCGGCGACACCGAGCACTCCGGCGTCGACCTCCCCGAAGTCGAGTTGTCCAACGACCGTCTCGGCGGTTTTGGCCGCCAGACCAAGCTCGATCTGGCTGGTCTCACCGAACCCGAAGCCATGCGCCACTATGTGCGCCTGTCGCGGATGAACCATTCGATCGACAGCGGCATGTATCCGCTGGGCTCGTGCACGATGAAGCACAACCCGCGTCTGAACGAGAAAATGGCCCGTCTTCCGGGCTTTTCGGACATCCACCCGCTGCAGCCGGTCTCGACCGTGCAGGGCGCGCTGGAGCTGATGAACGAGCTCTCCTACTGGCTGATGACGCTCACCAATACCGCTGCCGTGGCGCTCTCGCCCAAGGCCGGCGCCCATGGTGAACTGCTCGGCATGATGGCCATCAAGGCCGCGCAGGAGGCCCGCGGTCAGTCCCATCGCCGGATCGTCCTCGTTCCGGAAAGCGCCCACGGCACCAATCCGGCAACCGCGGCCTTCCTCGGCTACAGTGTGAAACCCGTGCCAGCCAAGGATGACGGCACCGTTGACGTGGAAGCCGTCAAGGCGGCGCTGTCCCCCGAAGTCGCAGCGATCATGCTGACCAATCCCAATACCTGCGGCCTCTTCGAGCCCCAGGTGATCGAGATTGCCAAGGCGATCCACGATGCGGGTGCGTTCTTCTACTGCGATGGCGCGAATTTCAACGCCATTATGGGCGTGGTGCGTCCGGGTGATCTCGGCATCGACGCCATGCACATCAACCTCCACAAGACCTTCTCGACGCCCCATGGCGGCGGCGGGCCGGGTGCAGGTCCGGTCGTGCTCTCCGAAGCGCTGGCGCCCTTTGCGCCCGTCCCCTTCGTGCGCAAGGCAGAGAATGGCCTTGAGCTGGTGGAACATGTCGAGAGCCAGGCCCTGGGCCGCGTGACGGCCTTCCACGGCCAGATGGGCATGTATGTTCGGGCGCTGACCTATATGCTCAGCCACGGCGCTGACGGGCTGGCCCAGGCGGCTCAGGACGCCGTTCTCAACGCCAATTACGTTAAGGCGCGGCTCGAGCACCTGTTCTCTGTCCCCTTCCCCGACTATCCGACCATGCACGAGGCCCTGTTCGACGACAGCTTCCTCAAGGACACCGGCGTCACCACGCTCGATTTCGCCAAGGCGCTGATCGACGAGGGCTTCCACCCGATGACCATGTATTTCCCGCTGGTCGTGCACGGGGCCATGCTGATCGAGCCCACCGAGAGCGAGAGCAAGCAGACCCTCGACAAGTTCTGCGACGTGATGGCCGAGCTGGCGCAGGACGCCAAGTCCGGCAACAGCGCGCGGTTCACCGCCGCGCCGGTCAAGGCGCCTCGACGCCGCCTCGACGAGACGCGGGCAGCTCGCCAGCCCATTTTGAAGTGGGAACGCCCGGAAGAACTGCCCCAGGCAGCTGAGTAA
- the gcvT gene encoding glycine cleavage system aminomethyltransferase GcvT translates to MSASDADQNLLTVPLNDQHVAAGGRMVPFSGYSLPVQYPTGIMAEHKWTREHAGLFDVSHMGPCFLTLNSSSGDPDTDYTDIAAIIEPLVCGDILNLKPGQIRYTLFLNENGGVLDDLMVGRSPLHPGALYIVVNAGIKEADFARLRAAAGDRASLQRADNNVLLALQGPQAANVLSALVPGITDLSFMTYGTFPWGDEDLIISRCGYTGEDGFEILCSPQHAPPLWETLLADERVKPIGLGARDSLRLEAGLPLYGHDLDETVSPIEADLGFAVSKRRRDAADFPGAARILAERDGKLSRKRVALVVEGAPAREGAEILDADGKAIGVVTSGGFAPTLGKAIALGFVPPEHAAIGNKLQVSVRGRLQPAEAVAAPFVPHNYFRKPA, encoded by the coding sequence ATGTCCGCGTCCGATGCCGATCAGAACCTTCTTACCGTCCCGCTCAACGACCAGCATGTTGCTGCGGGTGGCCGCATGGTGCCGTTCAGCGGCTACTCCCTGCCCGTCCAGTATCCCACCGGCATCATGGCCGAGCACAAATGGACCCGCGAGCACGCCGGCCTGTTCGACGTCAGCCATATGGGCCCCTGCTTCCTGACGCTGAACAGCTCAAGCGGCGACCCCGACACTGATTACACCGATATCGCCGCTATCATCGAGCCTCTCGTCTGCGGCGACATCCTCAACCTCAAGCCTGGCCAGATCCGCTACACGCTGTTTCTCAATGAGAATGGCGGCGTTCTCGACGATCTGATGGTGGGCCGCTCCCCGCTCCATCCGGGCGCGCTCTATATCGTGGTCAACGCCGGTATCAAGGAAGCCGACTTTGCCCGCCTCAGGGCCGCCGCCGGCGACAGGGCCAGTCTGCAGCGCGCCGACAACAATGTTCTGCTCGCCCTTCAGGGCCCGCAGGCGGCCAATGTCCTCAGCGCACTGGTACCAGGCATCACCGACCTCAGCTTCATGACCTATGGGACATTCCCCTGGGGCGACGAAGACCTGATCATTTCCCGCTGCGGTTATACCGGCGAGGACGGGTTCGAGATTCTCTGCTCGCCTCAACACGCGCCGCCCCTCTGGGAGACGCTGCTTGCGGACGAGCGCGTCAAGCCAATTGGCCTCGGCGCCCGCGATTCCCTTCGTCTCGAGGCCGGCCTGCCGCTTTATGGCCATGACCTCGACGAGACAGTCTCCCCCATTGAAGCCGACCTCGGCTTTGCCGTCTCCAAGCGTCGCCGCGATGCCGCTGACTTTCCCGGCGCCGCGCGCATCCTCGCCGAGCGCGATGGGAAACTCTCCCGCAAGCGCGTTGCCCTTGTGGTCGAAGGCGCTCCGGCCCGTGAAGGCGCCGAAATTCTCGATGCCGACGGCAAGGCCATAGGCGTGGTCACCAGCGGCGGTTTCGCGCCCACGCTGGGCAAGGCCATCGCGCTGGGCTTCGTGCCCCCAGAACACGCCGCAATCGGCAACAAGCTGCAGGTTTCGGTCCGGGGGCGCCTGCAGCCCGCCGAAGCCGTCGCCGCCCCCTTCGTCCCCCACAATTATTTCCGCAAGCCAGCCTGA
- a CDS encoding YqgE/AlgH family protein produces the protein MNSLEGQFLVAMPDMEDERFAESVILLVGHGDDGAMGLVINHELANLRFSDIIDELDLGDPDAVIRLPDVIRDRAVMRGGPVEKSRGFVLHSADYHSGNTYKISEELGLTATLDVLKAIAFGPAPKAALFALGCCGWSPGQLETEIGANGWLTVPFDRALLFDVPVEDRYDEALARLHITRATLSSDAGHA, from the coding sequence ATGAACTCGCTCGAAGGACAATTTCTGGTCGCCATGCCGGATATGGAAGACGAACGCTTCGCCGAAAGCGTCATCCTGCTTGTCGGTCATGGCGACGACGGAGCGATGGGCCTGGTGATCAACCACGAACTGGCCAATCTGCGCTTTTCCGACATTATCGACGAACTCGACCTCGGTGATCCAGACGCCGTTATCCGCCTGCCGGACGTGATCCGCGACCGGGCGGTGATGCGCGGCGGGCCGGTGGAAAAGAGCCGTGGCTTCGTGCTGCACTCAGCCGATTACCACAGCGGCAATACCTACAAGATTTCCGAGGAACTGGGCCTGACGGCGACGCTGGACGTGCTCAAGGCCATTGCCTTCGGCCCTGCGCCGAAAGCGGCGCTCTTCGCCCTCGGTTGCTGCGGCTGGAGCCCGGGGCAACTCGAGACCGAGATTGGCGCCAATGGCTGGCTCACCGTGCCCTTCGACAGGGCCCTGCTGTTCGATGTGCCGGTGGAGGACCGCTATGACGAAGCCCTGGCGCGGCTGCACATCACCCGCGCCACGCTGAGTTCAGACGCCGGACACGCCTGA
- a CDS encoding ATP F0F1 synthase subunit B (Produces ATP from ADP in the presence of a proton gradient across the membrane. Subunit B is part of the membrane proton channel.), translated as MDFLDNSFYALLGLVLFIGLLIYVGVPRVIGTMLDKKIAQIETDISEAKRLREEAAALLAEYEQKRVAAEAEAEDIITAAKEEAVRLTAEAQASLADLVARRTKSVEDKIAQAEAQAIAEVRARSADLAVEAARTVLSNEMNAKGGQIIDKAIADVGNRLN; from the coding sequence ATGGATTTTCTCGATAACAGCTTCTACGCCCTTCTCGGCCTGGTTCTCTTCATCGGTCTCCTGATCTACGTCGGCGTACCGCGTGTCATCGGCACCATGCTCGACAAGAAGATCGCCCAGATCGAGACTGACATCTCCGAGGCCAAGCGCCTGCGTGAGGAAGCCGCCGCCCTGCTCGCCGAATATGAGCAGAAGCGCGTTGCTGCCGAGGCTGAAGCCGAAGACATCATCACTGCTGCCAAGGAAGAGGCTGTCCGCCTCACCGCCGAAGCACAGGCTTCCCTGGCAGACCTCGTCGCCCGCCGCACCAAGTCGGTGGAAGACAAGATCGCCCAGGCCGAAGCTCAGGCCATCGCTGAAGTGCGTGCCCGCTCCGCCGACCTCGCCGTCGAAGCAGCCCGCACCGTGCTGAGCAATGAAATGAACGCCAAGGGCGGTCAGATCATCGACAAGGCCATCGCCGACGTCGGCAATCGCCTCAACTGA
- a CDS encoding peroxiredoxin, which translates to MIERGNAIPSVGIKLVTASGTTETTSLEAFGTGVVVLFSVPGAFTPTCHVNHLPGFLANAGKLKAAGVDKIVCASVNDQHVMKAWAEASEALDSIDFLADGNAELAEALGLARDFAPYGMGTRYARAALILRDGVVSDIFVEDGPGVNASGAPAILMALEAANA; encoded by the coding sequence ATGATTGAGCGGGGCAACGCGATCCCTTCGGTAGGGATCAAGCTGGTGACTGCGTCCGGCACAACCGAAACGACCAGCCTTGAGGCCTTCGGCACCGGCGTCGTGGTGCTCTTTTCAGTTCCGGGTGCTTTCACCCCCACTTGCCACGTCAACCATTTGCCGGGCTTCCTCGCCAATGCAGGCAAGCTGAAGGCTGCCGGCGTCGACAAGATCGTCTGCGCATCGGTCAACGACCAGCACGTCATGAAGGCGTGGGCAGAAGCCTCCGAGGCTCTGGACAGCATCGACTTTCTTGCAGATGGCAACGCCGAGCTGGCCGAGGCCCTTGGTCTGGCCAGGGACTTCGCCCCCTACGGGATGGGCACACGCTACGCTCGCGCTGCATTGATCCTGCGTGACGGTGTCGTTTCCGATATCTTTGTCGAAGATGGCCCGGGGGTGAACGCCAGCGGCGCCCCAGCAATCCTCATGGCGCTTGAAGCTGCCAATGCGTAA
- a CDS encoding IS110 family transposase, translating into MIHDTLFVGIDVSKTHLDVHTHPAGKSWRCSTGPEALAELTQRLARLGPLAIGLEASGGYEARVAESLHAAGLEVHVLAPARIRSYARGIGQLAKTDKIDAALIARYLQAVRASLTPYVSDPIRQRLSAFTAHRRRIVAEKSGLVSQLDTIDEPLVRSLIEERLAAIALEIKRIEAAITALLADNRQLQQRQARLRQVTGVGPVLAIALLADMPELGKVSAKVAAALIGVAPYARQSGASDRNGRCLGGRKHLRDIAYMAVLSAIKVKDPVLGDFYQRLRLRGKPFKLAMIATVRKLITILNAIARQEPAFQQ; encoded by the coding sequence ATGATACACGACACCCTCTTCGTTGGCATCGACGTTTCCAAGACGCATCTGGACGTTCATACCCATCCCGCTGGCAAATCCTGGCGTTGCAGCACTGGACCGGAGGCGCTCGCCGAGCTGACGCAGCGCCTGGCCAGACTGGGGCCGTTGGCCATCGGGCTCGAAGCCTCGGGAGGCTATGAAGCCCGCGTGGCCGAGAGCCTGCATGCCGCTGGCCTTGAAGTGCATGTTCTAGCCCCGGCGCGGATCCGCAGTTACGCGCGGGGTATCGGCCAATTGGCCAAAACCGACAAGATCGATGCCGCTCTGATCGCGCGTTATCTGCAGGCCGTGCGCGCCAGCTTGACCCCTTATGTGTCTGATCCGATCCGACAAAGGCTGAGCGCGTTCACAGCCCATCGGCGGCGGATCGTTGCGGAAAAGAGCGGCCTTGTCAGTCAGCTCGATACCATCGACGAGCCGCTTGTGCGCAGCCTGATCGAGGAGCGTCTGGCGGCCATCGCCCTGGAGATCAAACGCATCGAAGCGGCCATCACTGCCCTTCTCGCCGACAATCGCCAGCTCCAGCAGCGCCAGGCGCGGCTGCGGCAGGTGACCGGCGTCGGTCCGGTTCTGGCGATCGCCTTACTGGCCGACATGCCCGAGCTCGGCAAGGTCTCCGCCAAGGTGGCCGCAGCACTCATCGGCGTTGCCCCTTATGCCCGCCAATCGGGCGCATCGGATCGCAACGGCCGCTGTCTTGGCGGACGAAAACATCTGCGCGATATCGCCTACATGGCCGTGCTCAGCGCCATCAAGGTGAAAGACCCCGTTCTCGGCGACTTCTATCAAAGACTGCGCCTGCGCGGAAAACCCTTCAAACTCGCCATGATCGCAACGGTGAGAAAACTCATCACAATCCTCAACGCCATCGCCCGACAGGAACCGGCATTCCAACAGTGA